A part of Homoserinibacter sp. YIM 151385 genomic DNA contains:
- a CDS encoding allantoate amidohydrolase: MLLDELAGVGRDARTGGYERLVLSSAELELREWFLARAAALGLDAETDGNGNLWAWAGPPGPGTLLLGSHLDSVRGGGAFDGPLGVASAFAALERLQGAGIALRRPVAIVAFADEEGGRFGIACAGSRLLTGALPAERALALRDVDGISLGEAASAVGLDPRRYGADPARLALIGEAIELHIEQGHLPVEAGGGHAHAPVAGGAAAGLAEAASPLGVATAIWPHGRWRLEFAGAANHAGTTPLAARRDPLLPLANAVLELRGAAERHDALATIGRVEVEPGAVNAIAAAARAWVDARGADEARIRRVIRDLARATGLPPVEESWTAETRFDRELTDAVAELVAPVAGLASGAAVPRLPSGAGHDAGVLALAGIPTAMLLVRNPTGVSHAPGESAEDADVELGVLALAEVVRGRAA; this comes from the coding sequence ATGCTGCTCGACGAGCTGGCGGGCGTCGGCCGGGACGCGCGGACGGGCGGCTACGAGCGGCTCGTGCTGTCGTCGGCGGAGCTCGAGCTGCGCGAGTGGTTCCTCGCCCGGGCCGCCGCGCTCGGGCTCGACGCCGAGACCGACGGGAACGGCAACCTGTGGGCCTGGGCGGGCCCGCCCGGGCCGGGCACGCTCCTCCTCGGCTCGCACCTCGACAGCGTGCGCGGCGGCGGCGCCTTCGACGGGCCGCTCGGCGTCGCCTCCGCGTTCGCGGCGCTCGAGCGGCTGCAGGGGGCGGGGATCGCGCTGCGCCGACCCGTCGCGATCGTCGCCTTCGCCGACGAGGAGGGCGGACGCTTCGGGATCGCCTGCGCCGGGTCGCGGCTGCTCACGGGCGCGCTCCCGGCCGAGCGGGCGCTCGCGCTGCGCGACGTGGACGGCATCTCGCTCGGGGAGGCGGCATCGGCCGTCGGGCTCGACCCGCGCCGCTACGGCGCCGACCCGGCACGACTCGCGCTCATCGGGGAGGCGATCGAGCTCCACATCGAGCAGGGGCACCTCCCGGTCGAGGCGGGCGGCGGGCACGCGCACGCACCGGTCGCGGGCGGAGCGGCCGCCGGGCTCGCCGAGGCGGCGTCGCCGCTCGGGGTCGCGACCGCCATCTGGCCGCACGGGCGCTGGCGGCTCGAGTTCGCCGGCGCCGCCAATCACGCCGGCACCACCCCGCTCGCCGCGCGACGCGATCCGCTCCTGCCGCTCGCCAACGCCGTCCTCGAGCTCCGCGGCGCCGCCGAGCGGCATGACGCCCTCGCCACCATCGGGCGCGTCGAGGTCGAGCCCGGCGCGGTCAACGCGATCGCCGCGGCCGCCCGCGCCTGGGTCGACGCGCGGGGGGCCGACGAGGCGCGCATCCGCCGGGTCATCCGCGACCTCGCCCGGGCCACGGGACTCCCGCCCGTCGAGGAGTCGTGGACGGCCGAGACCCGGTTCGACCGCGAGCTCACCGACGCCGTCGCGGAGCTCGTCGCCCCCGTCGCGGGCCTCGCCTCGGGCGCCGCCGTGCCGCGGCTGCCCTCGGGCGCGGGCCACGATGCGGGGGTGCTCGCGCTCGCCGGCATCCCCACCGCCATGCTCCTCGTGCGCAACCCGACCGGGGTGTCGCACGCACCCGGCGAGTCCGCGGAGGACGCCGACGTCGAGCTCGGGGTGCTGGCGCTCGCCGAGGTCGTGCGGGGGCGGGCCGCGTGA
- a CDS encoding formimidoylglutamate deiminase, whose amino-acid sequence MRAYWLERALLDDRVAEGVLLVERGGLIAEIVEGVDPSRADARLPGVAMAGFANAHSHAFHRALRGRTHHDDGSFWTWRHHMYRVADALDPDSLRELATAVFAEMVLAGWTAVGEFHYLHAPGGMDEAVLDAAEAAGIRLTLLDTLYLRGGLDDEGRPVAADAVQSRFLDRSVAAWSDRHARLAARAGSGGTVRLGAAVHSLRGVPAPAAGELAAAVRALGAEAGAVPIHAHVSEQPRENAQVLAETGRTPVAALAEAGVLGPDFTAVHATHLTEGDIRLLAQSGSGVCLCPTTERDLADGVGPAAELAAAGVPLSLGSDQHAVIDPFAELQALELDARAASGRRGRFRPEELRRIASRGGARALGWDAGELRVGAACDLVSIDPATPRTAGASPAQLPLAASAADVREVVVAGRRVVVAGRHRAGDVGALLGEAVERLDARTRAREDRA is encoded by the coding sequence GTGAGGGCGTACTGGCTCGAGCGCGCCCTCCTCGACGACCGGGTCGCCGAGGGGGTGCTCCTCGTCGAGCGGGGCGGGCTGATCGCCGAGATCGTCGAGGGCGTCGATCCCAGCAGGGCCGACGCGCGCCTGCCCGGCGTCGCGATGGCGGGCTTCGCGAACGCCCACTCCCATGCCTTCCACCGGGCGCTCCGCGGTCGCACCCACCACGACGACGGCAGCTTCTGGACCTGGCGGCACCACATGTACCGGGTCGCGGACGCGCTCGACCCGGACTCCCTGCGGGAGCTCGCGACCGCGGTCTTCGCCGAGATGGTGCTCGCGGGCTGGACGGCCGTCGGCGAGTTCCACTACCTCCACGCGCCGGGCGGCATGGACGAGGCCGTGCTCGACGCCGCCGAGGCGGCCGGCATCCGGCTCACCCTCCTCGACACGCTGTACCTCCGGGGCGGCCTCGACGACGAGGGCCGGCCGGTCGCCGCGGATGCCGTGCAGAGCCGATTCCTCGACCGGTCGGTCGCCGCGTGGTCGGACCGCCATGCGCGCCTCGCGGCGCGGGCCGGCTCGGGGGGAACCGTCCGGCTGGGCGCGGCGGTGCACTCGCTGCGCGGCGTCCCCGCCCCCGCCGCGGGCGAGCTCGCGGCCGCCGTCCGCGCCCTCGGCGCCGAGGCGGGCGCGGTGCCGATCCACGCCCACGTCTCCGAGCAGCCGCGCGAGAACGCCCAGGTGCTCGCCGAGACGGGGCGCACCCCCGTCGCGGCGCTCGCCGAGGCGGGCGTGCTCGGTCCCGACTTCACGGCGGTGCACGCGACCCACCTGACGGAGGGCGACATCCGCCTGCTCGCCCAGTCGGGCTCCGGGGTCTGCCTCTGCCCGACGACCGAGCGCGACCTCGCCGACGGCGTCGGCCCGGCCGCCGAGCTCGCCGCGGCCGGGGTGCCGCTCTCGCTCGGGTCCGACCAGCACGCCGTCATCGACCCCTTCGCGGAGCTGCAGGCGCTCGAGCTCGACGCGCGCGCCGCGAGCGGCCGCCGTGGCCGCTTCCGGCCGGAGGAGCTGCGGCGGATCGCGAGCCGGGGCGGCGCGCGGGCGCTCGGCTGGGATGCGGGCGAGCTGCGTGTCGGGGCCGCGTGCGATCTCGTGTCGATCGATCCGGCGACCCCGCGCACGGCGGGGGCGTCGCCGGCGCAGCTGCCGCTCGCCGCAAGCGCCGCCGACGTCCGCGAGGTCGTCGTCGCGGGTCGCCGCGTCGTCGTCGCGGGCCGGCATCGCGCGGGCGACGTCGGGGCGCTCCTCGGGGAGGCCGTCGAGCGGCTGGACGCGCGCACGCGAGCACGAGAGGATCGCGCATGA
- the hutI gene encoding imidazolonepropionase: MSSLLIDRIGLLVTHEEERPEREDAALLVVDGRVAWIGDAGSGPAADERLDADGRCVIPGFVDSHSHLVFGGDRSAEFAARMAGERYAAGGIRSTVAATRAASEEGLRARLAALVAEMHAQGTTTLEIKSGYGLDVETEARLLRLAREVTPETTFLGAHVVPAEYAEDRGAYLDLVAGDMLDACAPHARWVDVFCETGAFTVEESRRVLEAGMARGLEPRIHATQLGPSSEAVALAIEVGAASLDHATFLSDADVAALAASPTVVTLLPGVEFSTRQPYPSGRRLLDAGARVALASDCNPGSSFTSSLPFCIALAVRDMGLTPAEALRAATLGGAEALRRDDVGHLRVGARARLALLDAPSYVHLAYRPGVPLVDRVLSLA; encoded by the coding sequence ATGAGCTCGCTGCTGATCGACCGCATCGGCCTCCTCGTCACCCATGAGGAGGAGCGGCCCGAGCGCGAGGACGCCGCCCTCCTCGTCGTGGACGGCCGCGTCGCCTGGATCGGGGACGCGGGGTCCGGCCCCGCCGCCGACGAGCGCCTCGACGCGGACGGCCGCTGCGTCATCCCCGGCTTCGTCGACAGCCACAGCCACCTCGTCTTCGGCGGCGACCGTTCCGCGGAGTTCGCGGCGCGCATGGCGGGGGAGCGGTATGCGGCGGGCGGGATCCGCTCGACGGTCGCCGCGACCCGCGCCGCCTCGGAGGAGGGACTGCGAGCGCGGCTGGCCGCGCTCGTCGCCGAGATGCACGCGCAGGGCACGACGACGCTCGAGATCAAGAGCGGCTACGGGCTCGACGTCGAGACGGAGGCGCGCCTGCTGCGCCTCGCCCGCGAGGTCACACCCGAGACCACCTTCCTCGGCGCCCACGTCGTGCCCGCCGAGTACGCGGAGGACCGCGGGGCCTACCTCGACCTCGTCGCGGGCGACATGCTCGACGCCTGCGCGCCGCACGCCCGCTGGGTCGACGTCTTCTGCGAGACGGGCGCCTTCACGGTCGAGGAGTCCCGTCGCGTCCTCGAGGCCGGCATGGCGCGCGGCCTCGAGCCGCGCATCCACGCGACGCAGCTCGGGCCGTCCTCCGAGGCGGTCGCGCTCGCGATCGAGGTGGGCGCGGCGAGCCTCGACCATGCCACCTTCCTCTCGGACGCCGACGTCGCGGCCCTCGCCGCATCCCCGACGGTCGTGACCCTGCTGCCCGGTGTCGAGTTCTCGACCCGACAGCCCTACCCCTCGGGACGGCGGCTGCTGGATGCGGGAGCGCGCGTCGCCCTCGCGAGCGACTGCAACCCCGGCTCCTCCTTCACGAGCTCCCTGCCGTTCTGCATCGCGCTCGCCGTGCGCGACATGGGTCTCACCCCCGCGGAGGCGCTGCGGGCGGCGACCCTCGGCGGCGCCGAGGCCCTCCGTCGCGACGATGTCGGCCACCTCCGCGTCGGCGCGCGCGCCCGGCTCGCGCTCCTCGACGCCCCCTCCTACGTCCACCTCGCCTACCGCCCCGGCGTCCCCCTCGTCGACCGCGTCCTCTCCCTCGCCTGA
- the rpsJ gene encoding 30S ribosomal protein S10 has protein sequence MAGQKIRIRLKSYDHAGLDASARKIVDTVTRAGATVVGPVPLPTEKNVVVVIRSPHKYKDSREHFEKRTHKRLIDIVDPTPKAVDSLMRLDLPADVNIEIKL, from the coding sequence ATGGCCGGACAGAAGATCCGTATCCGACTCAAGTCGTACGACCACGCAGGTCTCGACGCCTCGGCGCGGAAGATCGTCGACACGGTGACCCGTGCCGGCGCGACCGTCGTCGGCCCCGTGCCGCTCCCGACGGAGAAGAACGTGGTGGTCGTCATCCGCTCTCCCCACAAGTACAAGGACAGCCGCGAGCACTTCGAGAAGCGCACCCACAAGCGCCTCATCGACATCGTCGACCCGACGCCGAAGGCCGTCGACTCGCTGATGCGCCTCGACCTGCCCGCCGACGTCAACATCGAGATCAAGCTCTAG
- the rplC gene encoding 50S ribosomal protein L3 produces MSAVKTTKGLLGTKLGMTQVWDENNKLVPVTVVQISPNVVTQVRTEEVDGYTAVQIAYGQIDPRKVNKPSAGHFDKAGVTPRRHLTEVRTADAAEYTLGQELSVDIFEAGQLVDVVGTSKGKGFAGVMKRHNFKGVSASHGAHRNHRKPGSIGASSTPSRVFKGMRMAGRMGGERVTVQGLKVHSVDLEKGLILVKGAVPGARGRIVFVRNAVKGA; encoded by the coding sequence ATGTCTGCAGTCAAGACGACCAAGGGTCTGCTGGGCACCAAGCTCGGCATGACCCAGGTCTGGGACGAGAACAACAAGCTCGTGCCGGTCACCGTGGTCCAGATCAGCCCCAACGTGGTCACCCAGGTCCGCACCGAGGAGGTCGACGGCTACACCGCCGTGCAGATCGCCTACGGCCAGATCGACCCGCGCAAGGTCAACAAGCCGAGCGCCGGCCACTTCGACAAGGCGGGCGTCACGCCCCGCCGCCACCTCACCGAGGTCCGCACCGCCGACGCCGCCGAGTACACGCTCGGCCAGGAGCTCAGCGTCGACATCTTCGAGGCCGGCCAGCTCGTCGACGTCGTCGGCACGAGCAAGGGCAAGGGCTTCGCCGGTGTCATGAAGCGCCACAACTTCAAGGGCGTCAGCGCGAGCCACGGTGCGCACCGCAACCACCGCAAGCCGGGCTCCATCGGCGCCTCCTCGACCCCCAGCCGCGTCTTCAAGGGCATGCGCATGGCGGGTCGCATGGGCGGCGAGCGCGTCACCGTGCAGGGCCTCAAGGTCCACTCGGTCGACCTCGAGAAGGGCCTCATCCTCGTCAAGGGTGCCGTCCCCGGTGCCCGTGGCCGCATCGTCTTCGTCCGCAACGCCGTGAAGGGAGCCTGA
- the rplD gene encoding 50S ribosomal protein L4 translates to MATLDIVDTKGKKAGTVELPASIFDVQTNVPLIHQVVTAQLAAARQGTHSTKGRGEVSGSGRKPFKQKGTGRSRQGSIRAPEHTGGGIVHGPTPRDYSQRTPKKMIAAALLGILSDRARGERLHVVEDFGTDVPSTKAAVEVISALTSSKNVLVVLERGDEVALKSVRNVRSVHVLFADQLNAYDAVVSDDVVFTKGAFDAFVSSKTKTEEAAQ, encoded by the coding sequence ATGGCAACCCTCGACATCGTCGACACCAAGGGCAAGAAGGCCGGGACGGTCGAGCTCCCCGCGAGCATCTTCGACGTCCAGACCAACGTCCCGCTGATCCACCAGGTCGTCACCGCCCAGCTCGCGGCCGCCCGCCAGGGCACGCACTCGACCAAGGGCCGCGGCGAGGTCTCCGGCTCGGGCCGCAAGCCCTTCAAGCAGAAGGGGACCGGTCGCAGCCGCCAGGGCTCGATCCGCGCCCCCGAGCACACCGGCGGCGGCATCGTCCACGGGCCGACCCCGCGCGACTACTCGCAGCGGACCCCCAAGAAGATGATCGCCGCGGCGCTGCTCGGCATCCTCTCGGACCGCGCGCGGGGCGAGCGCCTCCACGTGGTCGAGGACTTCGGCACGGACGTGCCCAGCACCAAGGCGGCCGTCGAGGTCATCTCGGCGCTCACCTCCTCGAAGAACGTGCTCGTCGTGCTCGAGCGCGGCGACGAGGTCGCGCTCAAGAGCGTCCGCAACGTGCGCAGCGTCCACGTCCTCTTCGCGGACCAGCTCAACGCCTACGACGCGGTCGTCAGCGACGACGTCGTCTTCACGAAGGGCGCGTTCGACGCCTTCGTGTCGAGCAAGACCAAGACCGAGGAGGCTGCGCAGTGA
- the rplW gene encoding 50S ribosomal protein L23 has translation MSGYNKDPRDIIISPVVSEKSYSLIDEGKYTFLVDPRANKTEIKLAIEKIFGVKVAGVNTLNRNGKTRRTRFGAGKRKDTKRAIVTLKSGSIDIFTAVG, from the coding sequence GTGAGCGGCTACAACAAGGACCCGCGCGACATCATCATCTCGCCCGTGGTCAGCGAGAAGAGCTACAGCCTGATCGACGAGGGCAAGTACACCTTCCTCGTGGACCCCCGCGCCAACAAGACCGAGATCAAGCTCGCGATCGAGAAGATCTTCGGCGTCAAGGTCGCGGGCGTGAACACGCTCAACCGCAACGGCAAGACCCGTCGCACGCGCTTCGGCGCCGGCAAGCGCAAGGACACCAAGCGCGCCATCGTGACGCTCAAGTCCGGCTCGATCGACATCTTCACGGCTGTCGGATAA
- the rplB gene encoding 50S ribosomal protein L2: MAIRKYKPTTPGRRGSSVADFAEITRSTPEKSLLRPLSKSGGRNNTGRITTRHIGGGHKRQYRVIDFKRSDKDGVDAKVAHIEYDPNRTARIALLHFVDGTKRYILAPAKLKQGDVVETGPGADIKPGNNLPLRNIPVGTVIHAIELRPGGGAKMARSAGASVRLVAKDGPYAQLRLPSGEIRNVDARNRATIGEVGNAEQSNINWGKAGRMRWKGVRPTVRGVAMNPIDHPHGGGEGKTSGGRHPVSPWGQKEGRTRRPNKESDKLIVRRRTVGKKRK; this comes from the coding sequence ATGGCTATTCGCAAGTACAAGCCGACGACCCCCGGTCGTCGCGGCTCCTCGGTCGCAGACTTCGCCGAGATCACCCGTTCCACGCCGGAGAAGTCGCTGCTCCGCCCCCTCAGCAAGTCGGGCGGCCGCAACAACACCGGTCGCATCACCACCCGCCACATCGGCGGCGGCCACAAGCGCCAGTACCGCGTGATCGACTTCAAGCGCAGCGACAAGGACGGCGTCGACGCCAAGGTCGCGCACATCGAGTACGACCCGAACCGCACGGCGCGCATCGCGCTCCTGCACTTCGTGGACGGCACGAAGCGCTACATCCTCGCCCCGGCGAAGCTGAAGCAGGGGGATGTCGTCGAGACGGGTCCCGGCGCCGACATCAAGCCCGGCAACAACCTGCCGCTCCGCAACATCCCCGTGGGCACCGTGATCCACGCGATCGAGCTCCGCCCCGGCGGCGGCGCGAAGATGGCCCGCTCCGCCGGCGCCAGCGTCCGCCTCGTCGCGAAGGACGGCCCCTACGCCCAGCTGCGTCTCCCCTCGGGCGAGATCCGCAACGTGGATGCGCGCAACCGCGCCACGATCGGCGAGGTCGGCAACGCCGAGCAGTCGAACATCAACTGGGGCAAGGCCGGCCGCATGCGCTGGAAGGGCGTCCGCCCCACCGTCCGCGGTGTCGCGATGAACCCGATCGACCACCCGCACGGTGGTGGTGAGGGCAAGACCTCCGGTGGTCGCCACCCGGTCAGCCCGTGGGGCCAGAAGGAAGGCCGCACGCGTCGCCCGAACAAGGAGAGCGACAAGCTCATCGTCCGCCGCCGTACCGTCGGCAAGAAGCGCAAGTAG
- the rpsS gene encoding 30S ribosomal protein S19: MPRSLKKGPFVDDHLLRKVQTQNEANSKNVIKTWSRRSMIIPAMLGHTIAVHDGRKHIPVFVTETMVGHKLGEFAPTRTFRGHEKDDKKGRRR, from the coding sequence ATGCCGCGCAGTCTCAAGAAGGGCCCCTTCGTCGACGACCACCTGCTTCGCAAGGTGCAGACGCAGAACGAGGCCAACAGCAAGAACGTGATCAAGACCTGGTCGCGCCGCTCGATGATCATCCCGGCCATGCTCGGCCACACGATCGCCGTGCACGACGGCCGCAAGCACATCCCCGTCTTCGTGACGGAGACCATGGTCGGGCACAAGCTCGGCGAGTTCGCGCCCACGCGCACGTTCCGCGGGCACGAGAAGGACGACAAGAAGGGCCGTCGCCGCTAA
- the rplV gene encoding 50S ribosomal protein L22: MVESIARVRHIRVTPQKARRVIALIKGKQAQEALAILKFAPQSASEPIFKLVASAIANARVKADATNQYLDEQDLVVANAFVDEGTTLKRFQPRAQGRAFRINKRTSHITVVLSTPDEAAQAASGAGRSGKKAGK; this comes from the coding sequence ATGGTGGAGTCCATCGCCCGCGTGCGACACATCCGCGTCACGCCTCAGAAGGCCCGTCGCGTCATCGCGCTCATCAAGGGGAAGCAGGCCCAGGAGGCCCTCGCGATCCTGAAGTTCGCGCCCCAGAGCGCGAGCGAGCCGATCTTCAAGCTCGTCGCCTCGGCCATCGCGAACGCTCGCGTCAAGGCCGATGCAACGAACCAGTACCTCGACGAGCAGGACCTCGTCGTGGCGAACGCGTTCGTCGACGAGGGCACGACCCTCAAGCGGTTCCAGCCGCGTGCCCAGGGCCGCGCCTTCCGCATCAACAAGCGCACGAGCCACATCACGGTCGTGCTCTCGACCCCGGACGAGGCCGCCCAGGCCGCCTCGGGTGCGGGCCGCAGCGGCAAGAAGGCAGGTAAGTAA
- the rpsC gene encoding 30S ribosomal protein S3, translated as MGQKVNPYGFRLGITTDHTSRWFADSTKPGQRYSDFVAEDVKIRTMLLKSLDRAGVARIEIERTRDRVRVDIHTARPGIVIGRRGAEAERIRADLEKLSGKQIQLNILEVKNPEAEAQLVAQGIAEQLSARVAFRRAMRKGLQGAQRAGAKGVRIQVSGRLGGAEMSRSEFYREGRVPLHTLRANVDYGFYEARTTFGRIGVKVWIYKGDITNKELAREQAAQKSSRPERRDGGRGRGPRAEQPATAGAEA; from the coding sequence ATGGGCCAGAAGGTCAACCCCTACGGCTTCCGTCTCGGGATCACCACCGACCACACGTCGCGCTGGTTCGCCGACTCGACGAAGCCCGGTCAGCGCTACTCGGACTTCGTGGCCGAGGACGTCAAGATCCGCACGATGCTCCTCAAGAGCCTCGACCGCGCCGGCGTCGCCCGCATCGAGATCGAGCGCACCCGCGACCGCGTCCGCGTCGACATCCACACCGCCCGCCCGGGCATCGTGATCGGCCGCCGCGGCGCCGAGGCCGAGCGCATCCGCGCCGACCTCGAGAAGCTCTCGGGCAAGCAGATCCAGCTCAACATCCTCGAGGTCAAGAACCCCGAGGCCGAGGCCCAGCTCGTCGCGCAGGGCATCGCCGAGCAGCTCTCCGCCCGCGTGGCCTTCCGCCGCGCGATGCGCAAGGGCCTGCAGGGTGCGCAGCGCGCCGGCGCCAAGGGCGTCCGGATCCAGGTCTCGGGCCGCCTCGGCGGCGCGGAGATGAGCCGCTCGGAGTTCTACCGCGAGGGCCGCGTGCCGCTGCACACCCTCCGCGCGAACGTCGACTACGGCTTCTACGAGGCCCGCACGACCTTCGGCCGGATCGGCGTGAAGGTCTGGATCTACAAGGGCGACATCACCAACAAGGAACTCGCTCGCGAGCAGGCGGCCCAGAAGTCGTCGCGCCCCGAGCGTCGTGACGGCGGCCGCGGCCGCGGCCCCCGTGCCGAGCAGCCCGCCACCGCAGGAGCCGAGGCGTAA
- the rplP gene encoding 50S ribosomal protein L16, giving the protein MLIPRKVKHRKQHHPKRSGQATGGTKVSFGEYGIQALTPAYVTNRQIEAARIAMTRHIKRGGKVWINIYPDRPLTKKPAETRMGSGKGSPEWWVANVKPGRVLFEVAGVSEELAREALLRAIHKLPLKARIIKREEGDA; this is encoded by the coding sequence ATGCTCATTCCCCGTAAGGTCAAGCACCGCAAACAGCACCACCCGAAGCGCTCGGGTCAGGCGACCGGCGGCACCAAGGTCTCGTTCGGCGAGTACGGCATCCAGGCGCTCACGCCCGCGTATGTCACGAACCGGCAGATCGAGGCGGCCCGTATCGCCATGACCCGCCACATCAAGCGCGGCGGCAAGGTCTGGATCAACATCTACCCCGACCGTCCCCTCACGAAGAAGCCCGCCGAGACCCGCATGGGCTCCGGCAAGGGCTCGCCGGAGTGGTGGGTCGCGAACGTCAAGCCGGGTCGCGTCCTCTTCGAGGTCGCCGGCGTCAGCGAGGAGCTCGCCCGCGAGGCGCTGCTCCGCGCAATCCACAAGCTGCCGCTCAAGGCACGCATCATCAAGCGCGAGGAGGGCGACGCGTAA
- the rpmC gene encoding 50S ribosomal protein L29, giving the protein MAVGSKELATVELDTFEDDRLVEELKRAKEELFNLRFQSATGQLESHGRLRAVKRDIARIYTVIRERELGIRATPAPLEAPAKGKKSSKKSEAAEAPAEAAEEKK; this is encoded by the coding sequence ATGGCCGTCGGATCCAAGGAGCTCGCCACGGTCGAGCTCGACACGTTCGAGGACGACCGCCTGGTCGAGGAGCTGAAGCGCGCCAAGGAGGAGCTCTTCAACCTGCGCTTCCAGTCGGCGACCGGTCAGCTCGAGAGCCACGGCCGCCTGCGTGCCGTCAAGCGCGACATCGCGCGCATCTACACCGTCATCCGCGAGCGCGAGCTCGGCATCCGGGCCACCCCGGCGCCGCTCGAGGCTCCCGCGAAGGGCAAGAAGTCCAGCAAGAAGTCGGAGGCCGCTGAGGCCCCGGCCGAGGCTGCCGAGGAGAAGAAGTAA
- the rpsQ gene encoding 30S ribosomal protein S17 encodes MAKVEETAAAPAEQRPYRKVRRGYVTSDKMEKTIVVEVEDRVKHPLYGKVIRRTSKVKAHDEKNSAGIGDLVVIAETRPLSASKRWRLVEIAEKAK; translated from the coding sequence ATGGCGAAGGTCGAAGAGACGGCGGCTGCGCCCGCCGAGCAGCGCCCGTACCGCAAGGTGCGCCGCGGCTACGTCACGAGCGACAAGATGGAGAAGACCATCGTCGTCGAGGTCGAGGACCGCGTGAAGCACCCGCTGTACGGCAAGGTCATCCGCCGCACCTCGAAGGTCAAGGCGCACGACGAGAAGAACAGCGCCGGCATCGGCGACCTGGTCGTCATCGCCGAGACGCGCCCGCTGTCGGCGTCGAAGCGCTGGCGTCTGGTCGAGATCGCAGAGAAGGCGAAGTAA
- the rplN gene encoding 50S ribosomal protein L14: MLQQESRVKVADNTGAKELLTIRVLGGSGRRYAGLGDVIVATVKDAIPGGNVKKGEVVKAVIVRTVKQTRRPDGSYIKFDENAAVILKGDGDPRGTRIFGPVGRELRDKKFMKIVSLAPEVI, translated from the coding sequence ATGCTGCAGCAGGAATCTCGCGTCAAGGTCGCGGACAACACGGGGGCCAAGGAGCTCCTCACGATCCGCGTGCTCGGCGGCTCCGGCCGTCGCTACGCCGGCCTGGGTGACGTCATCGTCGCGACCGTCAAGGACGCGATCCCCGGCGGCAACGTCAAGAAGGGCGAGGTCGTCAAGGCCGTCATCGTCCGCACCGTCAAGCAGACCCGTCGTCCCGACGGCTCCTACATCAAGTTCGACGAGAACGCCGCCGTGATCCTGAAGGGCGACGGGGACCCCCGCGGGACCCGCATCTTCGGGCCGGTCGGCCGTGAGCTCCGCGACAAGAAGTTCATGAAGATCGTCTCGCTGGCCCCGGAGGTCATCTAA
- the rplX gene encoding 50S ribosomal protein L24, with product MANIKKGDLVQVISGPSQKRGGDRGKQGKVIEVLKEQNRVVVEGVNYVTKHVKVGQTQRGTKTGGIETHESPIHISNVALVDPKSKKPTRVGFREEVVEKDGVKKTVRVRYAKTSGEDI from the coding sequence ATGGCGAACATCAAGAAGGGCGACCTGGTCCAGGTGATCAGCGGCCCCTCGCAGAAGCGCGGCGGCGACCGCGGCAAGCAGGGCAAGGTCATCGAGGTCCTCAAGGAGCAGAACCGCGTCGTGGTCGAGGGCGTCAACTACGTCACGAAGCACGTCAAGGTCGGCCAGACCCAGCGCGGCACCAAGACCGGCGGCATCGAGACCCACGAGTCGCCCATCCACATCTCGAACGTCGCACTCGTCGACCCCAAGTCGAAGAAGCCGACCCGCGTCGGCTTCCGCGAGGAGGTCGTCGAGAAGGACGGCGTGAAGAAGACCGTTCGCGTCCGGTACGCGAAGACGTCCGGAGAGGACATCTGA
- the rplE gene encoding 50S ribosomal protein L5, with product MTATAAAQTGKIQPRLKQKYREEIAKQLTEQFSYANPNQVPGLVKIVVNTGVGEAARDSKVIDGAVADLTAITGQKPQVTLARKSIAQFKLREGMPIGAHVTLRGDRAWEFLDRLLSLALPRIRDFRGLSAKQFDGNGNYTFGLSEQSMFHEIDQDRIDRVRGFDITVVTTAKTDDEGRALLRALGFPFKADDAAN from the coding sequence ATGACCGCCACGGCTGCCGCGCAGACTGGCAAGATCCAGCCGCGCCTGAAGCAGAAGTACCGCGAGGAGATCGCGAAGCAGCTCACCGAGCAGTTCTCCTACGCCAACCCGAACCAGGTTCCCGGTCTCGTGAAGATCGTCGTGAACACCGGTGTCGGCGAGGCGGCCCGCGACTCCAAGGTGATCGACGGCGCGGTCGCGGACCTCACCGCGATCACCGGCCAGAAGCCCCAGGTCACCCTGGCGCGCAAGTCGATCGCGCAGTTCAAGCTGCGCGAGGGGATGCCCATCGGCGCCCACGTCACCCTCCGGGGCGACCGCGCCTGGGAGTTCCTCGACCGTCTGCTCTCGCTCGCGCTCCCGCGCATCCGCGACTTCCGCGGCCTGAGCGCGAAGCAGTTCGACGGCAACGGCAACTACACCTTCGGCCTCTCGGAGCAGTCCATGTTCCACGAGATCGACCAGGACAGGATCGACCGCGTCCGCGGCTTCGACATCACCGTGGTCACGACCGCGAAGACGGATGACGAGGGTCGCGCCCTGCTGCGCGCGCTCGGCTTCCCCTTCAAGGCGGACGACGCCGCCAACTAG